The window GCCGGCAGGCCTTGTCGGCGCCGAGCGCCAGGCTGCCGCGATTGCCGCTGTTTTGTGGCCCGGCGAACATCTCCTCGCGGAAGGCGCCGAGCCGCGCGGCGTCGGCCGAGCTCAGCCTGAACACGGTGAAGCGGCGTCCCGGTGAAGCCATGGCCGGCAGCTTCGCCAGCTCGACCGCGTCGCGCACCTCCTCCAGCACGACCTTGCGCTCATGCCGGCCGCCATCCTTCGGGAGAGCGACGAGCGTCATGGTGACGCCGCCGGGAAGCGTGCGGATATCGGCCGGCAGGCTGATGCCGGCACGCAGCTGCGCGAGATCGGTCGTCTTCATGTCGATCTTCGACAGCTTCGGCAGCGAGGTCAGCGGGACGTGGCCGCAGCCGGCGAGCAGAGAGCAAATCAGCAGATTTGCGGGCAGGGCGATGCGCATGACGGCTCTCGATGAAATGGTTTTGACATTCAGAAATTCATCTCTTAGTTTAATTTTGTCAATCGCGGAGTGAAATTAAATGGCAGCCGTACCGAATTCCGCCCAGAGCCGATCCGCCATGGCGAGGCTACGCCGCGTGAGTACGGTCGCGCGCATCCTGTGCATCGCAGCGGCGGCGCTGATGGCCGTCGGCGCGATCTGGCTCTGGCGCGATCCCGAGCAACTCGCCGCCTATGCCCGCAGCACGATCGGGGTCAGCGCCCCGGTCGGTCCGCTCTCGGTGCGCGGCTACTGGGCCGCCCTCACGATCAGCCTCGTACCTGCGGGCCTCTTCATTGCCGCGATGTTGCGGCTCTCAAACCTGTTTGGCCGGTTCGGCCGCGGCCAGGTGCTGGAGGAGGAGAACGCGCAGCGGCTGGTGCGGATCGGCTGGCTGCTGACGGCGATGGGCGTGGCGACGCCGCTGACACGTGCGGTGCAGAGCGTGGCGCTGACCTTCGACAACCCGTCAGGCCAGAAGCAGCTGGCGATCACGCTCGATCCCGGGACGTTCGGCGTGCTGGCGGCCGGGGCTGCGCTGGTCGCCTTCGGGCTGGTGCTCAAGGAGGCGGTCCGGCTCGCGGACGAGAATCGGAGCTTCGTTTAGGCGTTGGGCGATGCCTCTGAGCTTCGCTTCCGGCACGGCGTCGCAAGCTGCGGATGGCTTCCTTGCGGTCGAAATCGCGCATCAGCAGGACATCGCCTTGCGTCTCCGACGTCCTGAGCTAGCCGTTCATCGCGATCGGCTTGCCCGAGAGTTCGCCGTTCAATCTTGTCGACTTTGGAGTTTATTGCCATGAGCGCCATTGCGGCCGACACCCCTCAGACGCGCCTTCGCCGCCGAATCGGCTGGCTCTGCCACCTCACACGCTGGGCTGCTCTGGCCTACGCCTCCTGGATCCTGGTCGTCGTCCTGCAGGTCTGGGGTGAGGAGGGCCGTGCCGTGCGTGTCTATGGTGCGTGGCTGAGAGCGGACCTTTCCGGCATGCAGGGCTGGCAGCGCATCGCCGGGTTGGGGCTCAGCCTCGCGATCTGGTCGCTGACGGCGTTCACCTGCTACTGCGTCTGGCGGCTGTTCACCGGTTATCTCGCAGGCAGCATCTTTACGCGTGAGGCGGCGCTCTGGCTGCGCCGGATCGCCCTGTTCGGTCTTTGCGCGCAAGGGGCCGATATCCTCGTGCGGCCGTTGTTGTCGGCGGTCGTCTCCGCGCATCTTCCGGCCGGGCATCGCCTGGTCAGCATCGCCCTCAATCCGCAGGATCTGTTGATCCTGCTCTTTCTGCTCGGCTTTCTGGCGCTAGGGCACGTCTTCACGGCGGCCACAGAAATTGCCGACGAAAACGCCCAGTTCGTATAAGGCAGCGCGATGCCGATCATCGTCGAACTCGATGTCATGCTGGCGCGCCGCAAGATGCGCTCGAAGGAACTCGCCCAGCGCATCGGCCTGACCGAGCAGCAGGTCTCGCAGCTGAAATCCGGCAAGGTCCGCGGCATGCGCTTCGACACGCTGACGCGGATCTGCGCGGTGCTCGACTGCCAGCCGGGAGATTTGCTGCGCTACGAGCCGGGCGCCGATGATCTTGCGCCTGGGCCCGATGGCGATGATGCGTAGTGACCGTCAGCTGAGTCCGAGCAGCGGGCGCGCCTGCAGCGCCGCGACGAGCGCCGCCGTGGTGATGGCGGCGTAGGCGGCTGAGACCGTACCGAGCGCGATGAGGCCAGCTCTGGTCTGACGCGTCGCCAGCCAGAGCAGCACGCCAATCGCCGGAATGATCTGCAAAGCGTGGAGGCCAAGGAAATGCGCTATGCGCAGATCCCCGATCGTCAGCGACCAGCCGAAGAACGGAATGGTCGGATGCAGGGCCGGTTGCGTGCCAACA is drawn from Bosea sp. Tri-49 and contains these coding sequences:
- a CDS encoding DUF2975 domain-containing protein, with the translated sequence MSTVARILCIAAAALMAVGAIWLWRDPEQLAAYARSTIGVSAPVGPLSVRGYWAALTISLVPAGLFIAAMLRLSNLFGRFGRGQVLEEENAQRLVRIGWLLTAMGVATPLTRAVQSVALTFDNPSGQKQLAITLDPGTFGVLAAGAALVAFGLVLKEAVRLADENRSFV
- a CDS encoding DUF2975 domain-containing protein, which codes for MSAIAADTPQTRLRRRIGWLCHLTRWAALAYASWILVVVLQVWGEEGRAVRVYGAWLRADLSGMQGWQRIAGLGLSLAIWSLTAFTCYCVWRLFTGYLAGSIFTREAALWLRRIALFGLCAQGADILVRPLLSAVVSAHLPAGHRLVSIALNPQDLLILLFLLGFLALGHVFTAATEIADENAQFV
- a CDS encoding helix-turn-helix domain-containing protein, which codes for MPIIVELDVMLARRKMRSKELAQRIGLTEQQVSQLKSGKVRGMRFDTLTRICAVLDCQPGDLLRYEPGADDLAPGPDGDDA